In a single window of the Diospyros lotus cultivar Yz01 chromosome 10, ASM1463336v1, whole genome shotgun sequence genome:
- the LOC127811911 gene encoding uncharacterized protein LOC127811911: KASRFRIPRARSFCNETKLGKVFKSHNDRQCHQTHSNCLSSSASSSAFSTSASGGGGGGGGGRGRGRGGSPPDFQFPATGPPGRDESKDNNNQDGDDPKRPQGLGHGRGKPLPSDPALPSYSAFMSAISSGSRSATGRGRGTVPPLSPSQSEPQHFGPPKKPVFFTKEDVPPSTTPIGDAGRNPPDGNLSSGTLSPMSGGAGRGKPPKQLPPSDKAVQENRHLRSPQPSRGGGVGSGRVSAEGSASPTPKLSREEAVVKAMGILSRHGASGERAQDGGRGGGGSRGRGRGRGRGPRGWRGRGRARDGFVQDAADDDYGAGLYLGDNADGEKLAKRIGAENMDKLVEAFEEMSGRVLPSPMDDAYLDALDTNYSIECEPEYMMEEFGTNPDIDEKPPIPLRDALEKMKPFLMAYEGIRSQQEWEEVVNETMKKVPIMKELVDYYSGPDRVTAKKQQEELERVAKTLPESAPASVKRFSERAVLSLQSNPGWGFDKKCQFMDKLVWEVSQQYK; this comes from the exons AAAGCTTCCAGATTTCGGATTCCCCGCGCTCGCAGTTTCTGCAATGAGACGAAGCTTGGGAAAGTTTTCAAATCCCACAACGATCGGCAATGCCACCAAACCCATTCTAATTGCCTCTCCTCCTCCGCTTCCTCTTCGGCTTTCTCCACCTCGGctagcggcggcggcggcggaggaggtGGAGGCAGAGGCCGGGGAAGGGGAGGCTCTCCTCCCGACTTTCAATTTCCAGCTACTGGTCCCCCGGGCAGAGATGAATCCAAAGATAACAACAACCAGGATGGTGATGATCCCAAACGCCCTCAAGGATTAGGTCATGGTCGCGGTAAACCCCTCCCTTCTGATCCAGCTCTTCCATCATATTCTGCCTTCATGTCTGCCATTAGCAGCGGCAGTAGATCAGCCACAGGGCGCGGCAGAGGCACCGTCCCTCCTCTTTCGCCGTCTCAATCCGAGCCCCAGCATTTCGGGCCGCCCAAGAAACCTGTTTTCTTTACCAAAGAGGACGTGCCCCCCTCGACTACGCCAATTGGCGATGCCGGAAGAAATCCCCCAGACGGCAACCTCAGTTCCGGTACTTTGTCACCGATGTCTGGTGGTGCCGGCCGTGGGAAACCCCCAAAGCAATTGCCTCCCAGTGACAAGGCCGTGCAGGAAAACCGTCACCTCAGGTCTCCGCAGCCCAGTAGAGGGGGAGGTGTTGGCAGTGGCAGGGTGTCTGCTGAGGGCAGTGCAAGCCCAACCCCGAAGTTAAGCCGCGAGGAGGCCGTCGTAAAAGCCATGGGAATACTGTCTAGGCATGGTGCGTCTGGTGAGAGAGCGCAGGACGGTGGGAGAGGGGGAGGGGGTTCTAGAGGGAGAGGCCGCGGCCGAGGGAGGGGCCCTCGGGGTTGGAGAGGGAGAGGTAGAGCTAGAGATGGCTTCGTTCAAGATGCTGCCGACGACGACTATGGAGCTGGTCTTTATCTTGGTGACAATGCTGATGGTGAGAAGTTGGCCAAGAGGATTGGAGCTGAGAATATGGATAAGTTGGTAGAGGCATTCGAAGAGATGAGTGGTAGAGTGCTGCCTTCTCCTATGGACGACGCGTACTTGGATGCCCTCGACACAAATTACTCG ATAGAGTGTGAGCCTGAGTACATGATGGAGGAGTTTGGTACAAACCCAGATATTGACGAGAAGCCCCCGATTCCACTTCGAGATGCACTTGAGAAGATGAAGCCATTCCTGATGGCTTATGAGGGAATTCGAAGCCAACAAGAATGGGAG GAAGTTGTAAACGAGACAATGAAGAAGGTCCCTATTATGAAAGAGCTTGTGGATTACTATAGTGGACCTGACAGAGTAACTGCTAAGAAACAACAAGAGGAGCTGGAAAGGGTTGCAAAAACCCTTCCTGAAAGTGCACCTGCTTCAGTAAAGCGGTTTTCCGAGCGTGCAGTTCTCTCACTCCAG AGCAACCCTGGCTGGGGATTTGATAAGAAATGCCAGTTCATGGATAAGCTTGTGTGGGAGGTCTCACAGCAATACAAGTGA